GTCGCCGATGAGGTAACCGATGAACTGCCGCCAGGCCGGCTTGTCCAGGCCATACTGACGCGCCAACAGCTCTTGTGTGCGCGGATCTACTTGCTTCGATTCGGGGTCGCGATCCCACGGGCCGCCGGGCGCCGCTTTCATCAACACGAACGTGATGAGCGCGACGACGAACAACACCGGGATGAACCAGAGAAAGCGCCGTGCCAGAAAGGTCGTCATGTCCAGAGGTAAACAGAAACCAGGTTTCTATATGAGAAACCTGGTTTCTGTCGCCACGACGCGCCCAGCCCTTAGTTCGGCAGCATGGACACGTCAATGTCAATCGTCGCGGGCACGGTCGAACCCGGCCAGTCGGCGTCTTGCGAAGTGGTGACGATGCCTTTCACCCATGGCTTGACCATGTAGGCGTTGACGTTGTTCCAGAAGAAGGCTACTGGGTTGGCATCCACCAGGCGGTCCTGAGCCTTCTGATACAGCTCGGCACGCTTGGCCGGATCGAGTTCGACATCGGCCTGGGCGATCAGCTTGTCGAACTCCTCATCCTTGAAGCCGATGCGATCGGCGAAGGTGGTGCTGCCCTCGAAGTACACGCTCAACCAGTTCTGTGGGTCGGGGTAGTCGGCGCACCAGCCACCGATGAACATCTGCAGGTCGCTCTCGCGATCCTTCTGCTTAGCGGTGAAGGCCGTCGGCTCGACCGGCTTCAGCTCCAGCTTGAGCTCGTCGCCGAAGATTTCCTTGAAGCGCGCGCCCAGCCACTCATAGCGCACGCGGTTGCGCGGCGTGTCACCGAAGGTGAGCACGATCGGCGGCAGATTGGCGACCGAACCATAGGAAGATTCGGTGATGAGCTGCTTGGCCTTCTCAGGATCGTAGGCGAAGCGCGTCTCGCCCTCCTTGAAGCCAGGGAAGCCCGGCGGAATCCATGTCAGCGCCGGCGAGCCCAGACCTTGCAGCACATCCTTCACCCAGCGCTCGCGGTCGAGCGCATATGAGAACGCCGCGCGCACCTTGGGGTCGGTGAACGGCTCCTTGAAATTGCGGAACTGCAGCGCAATCGTGCATGAGCCGGGATAGATCATCGCCTGCTTGCTCAGCTCCGGATCCGCTATCACTGCTTGATAGTCCTCGGCAGCCAACGCGACAATGTCGAACTCGTCATTCTTGTAGGCCTGGAAGGCGACGTTCGAGTCGGTGATGTATTGGTATTCGATGCTCACCTTCGGCACATCGCCCCAGTAATTTGGGTTGGGCACGAACACGCCCTTCACGAAGGGCTCGAGGCTCTTGAGGATGAACGGGCCGTTGCCCGTGTGGAACTTGGAGCTGTTCCACCAGTTCTCGCCGCCTTCCTCGATGTTCTCCTGCTTGGCCGGATAGGTGACCCACAGGCTCATCACGGTGTGGAAGTAAGGCGCAGGCTTAGACAGCTTCAGTTTCAGCGTCAGGCAGTCCTCCTGCTCATAGTCCTTGCACGGTTGGCCGGATGAATCGAGTGCCTGCACGCTCTGGCGCACTTGTTCTTCGAACTTCTTCTTGTCCTCATCGGTCTCGGCGCCCTGCCACTCCGGCGCGCCGGCGATCTCGTTGGTGATCGTGGCATACTCGCCCGCGGTCGCCGGATTGATGTTGCGAATGATCGAATACTCGAAGCGCTTGGCGTTCAGCGGTGTACCGTCGCTGTACTTCAGGCCCTTGCGCAGCGTGAAGGTCAGCTCGGTGGCGTCCGCGTTGTATTCCCATTTCTCGGCAGCACCGGGCACGGTCTCCAGCTTCTCGTTCAGCTTGGTCAGGCCCTCGTAGATCAGCTTGAGGTGGGCGATCTCATTGACGAAAGAGGACTTCTGGGGATCAATGACGTCGGGATACGTGCCCAGGTTGATGCGCAGCACTTTGGGCTTCTCGGTGGGGACCGGCGTGGCTTCGACTACAACGGTCTTCTCGACCTCGACGACCTTTTCTTTGACGACTTCCTTGACAACCTCGACGGTCTCTCGAATGACCTGAGGCTGCGCCGGTGCGACGGGCTGGGCGCACGCCGCGAGCAGTATCGAGGCAGCCACCACGACGCCGCTCATCGTGACAAAGGTTTTGCGACTCATAGTCTCTTTCTCCTTGCTACTTGAGGGATGGCTGCGGATAGACTCCGCTCGACCTTGCTCGATTTTAATGCTAATTTCATTGAGCGCTAAGGTTAAAGTCCGGGCCTTATTCCGCGACGAACTTGACCTCCGGCATGGGCAGATGTTCGGTGCCCAGCTTGCGGCGCAGCATGGGGATCAGCCCGCCGGCCTCGATGATCGCCATGACCGACGCGCTCAAGGGGGGAAAGGAGAAGGTTCTGACGCTACCGGTATCGCTGGTGGCGATAGGGTCGGCAGTGCCGGACGATCCAACCCCACGGACACCATTGACACTACCGACCCGAATGACACTCCGCTCTAAATCAACTGTGATGACATCGTCCTTGCGAATCGCGTCCACGGCTTCGGGGCAGACAATCGGCAGCACGCCGTTGTTGATGCAGTTGCGGAAGAAGATGCGGGCGAACGACTTGGCGACGATGACGCGCACGCCACACATCTTGATGCACACCGCTGCCTGTTCGCGCGACGAACCGCAACCAAAG
The window above is part of the Candidatus Roseilinea sp. genome. Proteins encoded here:
- a CDS encoding ABC transporter substrate-binding protein, which produces MSRKTFVTMSGVVVAASILLAACAQPVAPAQPQVIRETVEVVKEVVKEKVVEVEKTVVVEATPVPTEKPKVLRINLGTYPDVIDPQKSSFVNEIAHLKLIYEGLTKLNEKLETVPGAAEKWEYNADATELTFTLRKGLKYSDGTPLNAKRFEYSIIRNINPATAGEYATITNEIAGAPEWQGAETDEDKKKFEEQVRQSVQALDSSGQPCKDYEQEDCLTLKLKLSKPAPYFHTVMSLWVTYPAKQENIEEGGENWWNSSKFHTGNGPFILKSLEPFVKGVFVPNPNYWGDVPKVSIEYQYITDSNVAFQAYKNDEFDIVALAAEDYQAVIADPELSKQAMIYPGSCTIALQFRNFKEPFTDPKVRAAFSYALDRERWVKDVLQGLGSPALTWIPPGFPGFKEGETRFAYDPEKAKQLITESSYGSVANLPPIVLTFGDTPRNRVRYEWLGARFKEIFGDELKLELKPVEPTAFTAKQKDRESDLQMFIGGWCADYPDPQNWLSVYFEGSTTFADRIGFKDEEFDKLIAQADVELDPAKRAELYQKAQDRLVDANPVAFFWNNVNAYMVKPWVKGIVTTSQDADWPGSTVPATIDIDVSMLPN
- the leuD gene encoding 3-isopropylmalate dehydratase small subunit produces the protein MHFTGRCWVYGDDVNTDVIFPGKYTYTLTDINQFAAHALEDLDPDFAKQVQPGDIIVGGKNFGCGSSREQAAVCIKMCGVRVIVAKSFARIFFRNCINNGVLPIVCPEAVDAIRKDDVITVDLERSVIRVGSVNGVRGVGSSGTADPIATSDTGSVRTFSFPPLSASVMAIIEAGGLIPMLRRKLGTEHLPMPEVKFVAE